The Qipengyuania aurantiaca genome contains the following window.
CACCGACTTCTTCGTACTCGTCGTAATCTTCGTCGGCTTCCACATGCGCCGTCCAGCGTCGCGCTGGCGCAGGATTTGCGAAACCCCCCAGCGAACCTCGGCCCGTATCCAACTCTGCGCCCTTGCGTCCGAATGTCATGACGAATCCCCCTAAACCGCAGATCCGATACCAAACAGGCGTTTACGATTTCTGACCTCTCGAAAGGCAATTCCCTTTTCTGGACTGGCGCCAAAGAAGCTTTGTCAATTCGTTGCTTTTGCGTTAACCGTGATCATATGGGCGATACTGGGGGACCCGCGCACGCTTACGTGGTGAAGGCAGAGGAACTGCCTGCGCTGTACTATCTGGACGACGCGCATCCGCGGCCCGACAGTCTCGAATGGATAAACCGCGGGACCGACCAGAAGCTGCGGCGCACCACGGTGGAAATGCTGCTGCGCACGCTCTTCGCCAAGGTGCAGACACCCAGTGTCCAGAAGCTCCATGATTCCGCCGGACTGCGCGCCAGCTTCAAGAGCGAGCGCGAGCGGGAGCGTTTCTCGAAAGCCTTCCTCCGCGCACGCGATGAAATGGCGCGCGACAGGCAGCACCTCGTCACCGCGATCTTCGACCAGCCCGAAGCCGCTACGCGCGCCGTGACGCTGCTGACGGTCGAAGGGGTGAGCGAGGACTCAATTTCAATGCTGTGGCGAGCAAGCGAATATCTCGAAGAAAAATACCAGCGCCAAAAGGGGTACAGCCCCGGCAGCGTGGCAGGCGCAATTACCGGAGCCGGTGTCGCAGGCGCCGTGCTCGGCGTGGGCGTCCTGATGATCCCCGGGCTCGGACCCGTTGCCGTGGCCGGGGCCTTGGCGAGTTCCTCGATCGCCCCCGTCGCGGCGGTCAGCTCCGTCATCGGCGCAACCGGCGGAGCGATTGCCAAGATGCTCACCGACCACGATGTCGACGGGGTTTCCGCCACTCTTTACGAACGCGAGATCAAGCGCGGCCGGATCTTCCTTTCGGTCAACACCGAGGTCGAGGAACTCGACTCTGCCGAGATCCGCCGCCTACTGGTTTCGCAAGGCGGATACATGCCGGGCGAGTGATCGGCTGCGCCGTTCAGCCAAGCCCCCTTTCCTACATTCACGCCATGCGCCAGACGGTGCTTATGGCCGCGCTCCCTCTCTCCTCAGCCCACGCATTCCTGCGGGTTTCACGCGGCCACTGGATTTTCTTACCGTACCGTGCTCCATGCGCTCCAAGCTGTAGGAATGGCCTGAGAGGAGCCGCGACATGAGCGAAGAGATCATCGATCCCGACCTGCCGATCATCGATCCGCACCACCACCTCTGGGACCTGCGCCCACTGGTCCCCGCCTTCCCCGAACCGCGCCACGACTTCATCGAAGCGATTGCAGGCGCGGCCTACTACACTTTCGACGAGCTCCAGCAGGACACGCGCGGCGGGCTGGAAGGTGGCCACAACATCGTCGGCACGGTCTTCATGGAATGCGGCGCCTTCTACGACGCAGGCCGCGACGACGCGATGAAGAGCGTGGGCGAAGTCGAGTTCGTGAACGGCGTCACCGCGCAAGGGGCCAGCGGCCTCTATGGCGATTACCGCCCTTGCGCCGGGATCGTCGGCCATGCGGACCTGACCTTGGGCGATGCGGTAAAGCCGGTGATCGAGGCGCTCATCGCGGCGGGCAACGGGCGGTTTCGGGGTATCCGTCACGCCGCCGCCTGGGATGCCGATCCCGAAGTGCTCGGCCCTCCCTTCCACGCGCCCGAGGGCCTCTACCTCTCCGACGCGTTTCGCGAAGGGTTCGCGGCCTATGCAGGCTACGGCCTCACCTTCGACGCCTGGTTGCTGGAGCCGCAGCTTGGCGACGTGCTGGACCTGGCACGCGCCTTTCCCGGCCAGACCATCGTGCTCGACCATTGCGGCACGCCGCTCAACATCGCCTGCTATCGCGGCAAGCTTCACGAGAACTTCGACCGCTGGCGCCAGTCGATCCACGCGCTGGCCGAATGCCCGAATGTGCAGGTCAAGCTCGGCGGGCTGGCGATGGCGTTCTGCGGCCTGCCCGAAGACGGCCCGATGAAGGGCCATACTTCCGAGCATCTCGCCGGGCTCTGGCGGCCCTATATCGAAACCTGCATCCATGCCTTCGGGCCTGGGCGGTGCATGTTCGAATCCAACTATCCGGTCGACCGCTGGGGCGCGAGCTACGAGGTCTTGTGGAACGCCTTCAAGCGCCTCTCCCACAGCCATTCCGAAGACGAGCGGCGCGCGCTTTTCGCCGGCACGGCGGCGAAGACCTACGGCATCGAGCACGTCCTTCCCACGAGTTGACGTTTACGTAACGTCACTCTCGACAAGCCGCGCGCATGGCCATACGCCCTGCGCCGACATCACATAAGGAGCTAGCCCCGCATGACCCTGCCCGCCCCCTTCGACAAGCTGCGTATCCCTGTCATCGGTTCGCCGCTCTTCATCGTTTCCGGGCCGGAACTGGTCATCGCGCAGTGTAAGGCCGGCATAGTCGGCAGCTTCCCGGCGCTCAACGCGCGTCCGCAAAGCGAGCTGGACGAGTGGCTCCACCGGATCACCGAGGAACTGGCCGCGCACAATCGCGACAATCCGGATCGCCCCGCGGCCCCCTTCGCGGTCAACCAGATCGTCCACCGTTCGAACGACCGGATCGAGGCGGACATGGCGACCTGCGCCAAGTGGCAGGTGCCGCTTGTCATCACCTCGCTCGGCGCGCGTGAGGAAATCTTCAACGCCGTGCGAGGCTGGGGCGGAATCACCATGCACGATGTGATCAACAACCGTTTCGCGAGGAAGGCGATCGAGAAGGGTGCGGACGGGCTCATCCCCGTGGCAGCCGGTGCGGGCGGCCATGCCGGCACGCTCAGCCCCTTCGCGCTGATGCAGGAAATCCGCGAATGGTTCGACGGGCTGGTCGCGCTCTCCGGCTCGATCGCGCATGGCCGCTCGATCCTCGCCGCGCAGGCGCTGGGCGCGGACTTCGCCTATATCGGCTCGCCCTGGATCGCGACCGAGGAAGCCAACGCGGTCGATGGCTACAAGCAGGGTATTGTCGAAGGCAGCGCCGACGGGATCGTTTATTCCAACCTCTTCACCGGCGTGCACGGCAACTATTTGCGCTCGAGCATCGAGAACGCCGGGCTCGATCCCGACGACCTCCCCACCAGCGACCCTTCGAAGATGAACTTCGGCAGCGGCGGCAACACCAAGGCCAAGGCCTGGAAGGACATCTGGGGTTCGGGCCAGGGCATCGGCACGGTCAAATCAGTCGGGCCTGTCGAGGATATGGTCGCGCGGCTGGAAGCGGAATACATCGCAGCCAAGGAAGCGCTCGCGGCGCGCACCGCTTAGGCGGCCGCCGCCCACAGCGCTTCGGCCATCGCGTCGAGCTCGCGAAAATCGGGCTGGCGCGACGAGGGATCGCGGCGGTTGAGCATGATCGGGCGGGACTGGTCGAAGAGGCGACGCCTCAGCGCGCCTTGCAGCAGTCCCAGCTGCATCAGCGCCTGGCCGCCCGCTTTTTGGGGATCGCAGCGACGATAGACCGCCCATGCGCTTTCGATCCGGCCTACGCGGTCGATCACCATGCCGTTATAGTCGCGATGCGGCCCGCGATGGAGTGGGAGGAGCGTGCGCCACACCGCCTCCTCGCGCGCGGGGAGCAGGACGCCGTTGGCGCGGAAATCGTCGAAGCCCATCGCCTCGACTCCCAGGGCTTCGAACATGGTCGCGAAGCAACGGCGCGAGAGAAGCTGGCGGGGCAGGAGGTGGTGCCGCTGCAGGCCCGGATCATACCCCGGTGTCCCGCGCCGATTGACGCTGCGAAACGGCAGCCTGCCGCGCGCCTTGTGTTCGATTGCGACCCCCACCGAGCGACCGTCTACATACGGGATACCTCTAGGACGGTGCCACTTTGCGAAGGCGTCAGCACAAAGGCGCTCCCATCCTCCAGCGCCAGCTGCCGGACATCCTGCACTGCCCCTTCCCCGGTCAGCCTGTGCGCCAGCCGAGCTAGGAGTTTTGCTGCCGCGATCCGGTCGTCCGAAAGCGTTGCATCGAGCAACACTTCCTGTCCGATGAGATAGTCCAGCCCCCGGCTCTGTACCCGGTTATCCTCCGCGCTTTCCGTCGCGACCAGATTGAGCGCAGGAAACGGTCCGCCCGAAAGCCAGCCTCTGACGCCGGCCAGAAACATCGAAGCGGGTGTGACCAGCCGTGCCGGACCCCAGCACACAGCCTCTACCCTGCCCAGTTTCTCCACCAGATCGCACGCCAGTTGCAGCCACGCGCGCACGATCGGGAGGCTGCTGGCATCATCAGCGATGTGCGGTCCGGGGACGAGCGCAAGCGCCTCGCCGGAATGCGGGTCGAACCCGGAATCGAAACCAATCGCCTGAGCGTCCTGCGGCAGGTTCATATAGGGTCCGGGCGCCATTCCGAGCAGGTCGAAACTAAGCCCGGCCAACAGAAATTCCAGCCAGTCGTGGTCCGCAAACTCGCGATGCGACGACGCCGCGCTGTCCGGCGAGCCTTTTGCGCGCGGATCGTGGATCACGCTGGCCAGCGGGATCTGCTCCATTGCGGCGATCACCGCGCCTCTATCCGGCCGTTGCTTCGGCTCGAAAAGCAGAAACAGCGCAGCCGTGGAGGCGTTCGGCCCAGCGCCGTCAGTGTGCCGCAAAGGCGCCAAGCCTATTTCCCCCGTTTCAATCCCTGCTGCGATTCTTGCCTGTTTCCAGCACCCTCGTCGAGTCTGGAATTGGGTGTTACCTCCGATCCGGCGCAATCTCGCCAGTCAGAAGATACCTTCCGCAATCCCCTGACCCAAGGCAGCGCCCATGTCGCGTGCTTCGTCCAAGTCATCCTGCGCTATCGCCTTGGGCGCGAGGATCTCCGCCTCCGTCTGTGCGCCCGTGTCGACGATCTTGCGCTCGGCAACGCGCTTCAACCGCCAGCCCTTGGCAATCCGGTCGATCTGCTTTTGCGCCCATTCGCCATCGGTGCCCGCCGCGATGATCGTAGCATAAGCGCGACCATTGATCTTGGAGAGCACCGGGTAATAGCAGCGGTCGAACATCTCCTTCATCTCGCCGCTCATGCTGGCGAGGTTTTCGGGACAAACGAAAAGGAAGCCGTCGGCCGCGACGAGATGCCGAGGCTGGACTTCGGCTGCGCGCATGATCCGCGCGTGGTTGCCAGCACCCTCAAAGGCCGCCTCGGCCAGCGCCTCGCAGC
Protein-coding sequences here:
- a CDS encoding amidohydrolase family protein, whose product is MSEEIIDPDLPIIDPHHHLWDLRPLVPAFPEPRHDFIEAIAGAAYYTFDELQQDTRGGLEGGHNIVGTVFMECGAFYDAGRDDAMKSVGEVEFVNGVTAQGASGLYGDYRPCAGIVGHADLTLGDAVKPVIEALIAAGNGRFRGIRHAAAWDADPEVLGPPFHAPEGLYLSDAFREGFAAYAGYGLTFDAWLLEPQLGDVLDLARAFPGQTIVLDHCGTPLNIACYRGKLHENFDRWRQSIHALAECPNVQVKLGGLAMAFCGLPEDGPMKGHTSEHLAGLWRPYIETCIHAFGPGRCMFESNYPVDRWGASYEVLWNAFKRLSHSHSEDERRALFAGTAAKTYGIEHVLPTS
- a CDS encoding NAD(P)H-dependent flavin oxidoreductase, yielding MTLPAPFDKLRIPVIGSPLFIVSGPELVIAQCKAGIVGSFPALNARPQSELDEWLHRITEELAAHNRDNPDRPAAPFAVNQIVHRSNDRIEADMATCAKWQVPLVITSLGAREEIFNAVRGWGGITMHDVINNRFARKAIEKGADGLIPVAAGAGGHAGTLSPFALMQEIREWFDGLVALSGSIAHGRSILAAQALGADFAYIGSPWIATEEANAVDGYKQGIVEGSADGIVYSNLFTGVHGNYLRSSIENAGLDPDDLPTSDPSKMNFGSGGNTKAKAWKDIWGSGQGIGTVKSVGPVEDMVARLEAEYIAAKEALAARTA
- a CDS encoding AHH domain-containing protein, which translates into the protein MGVAIEHKARGRLPFRSVNRRGTPGYDPGLQRHHLLPRQLLSRRCFATMFEALGVEAMGFDDFRANGVLLPAREEAVWRTLLPLHRGPHRDYNGMVIDRVGRIESAWAVYRRCDPQKAGGQALMQLGLLQGALRRRLFDQSRPIMLNRRDPSSRQPDFRELDAMAEALWAAAA
- a CDS encoding flavodoxin family protein, with the protein product MADRHLLIIWHSRTGSCEALAEAAFEGAGNHARIMRAAEVQPRHLVAADGFLFVCPENLASMSGEMKEMFDRCYYPVLSKINGRAYATIIAAGTDGEWAQKQIDRIAKGWRLKRVAERKIVDTGAQTEAEILAPKAIAQDDLDEARDMGAALGQGIAEGIF